One Colias croceus chromosome 28, ilColCroc2.1 DNA window includes the following coding sequences:
- the LOC123704160 gene encoding cuticle protein 16.5-like: MRFLIVAAAVLACAAAAPSGALLAAPYAHGLAYGHAAPYAVAHAAPLAVAHAAPVAVAHAVAPTIPPGDLQGAAIDAHVEATDHARAAVDAAREYHDQASEVQGQAVNAAEDHAWQAVDAAQTAQAQIDGAAAGVAPNVARQLVGHAAPVIAAAPVAAYSAPAYGHAAYAAPALAHGAYAAPALAAYGGSHSVASQSLSQTHPAPVVHAQVAYAAHGLAHGLPHGLAHAW, from the exons ATGAGATTTCTG ATTGTTGCCGCCGCCGTCCTCGCCTGCGCCGCAGCCGCGCCATCCGGCGCCCTGCTGGCCGCACCCTACGCCCACGGCTTGGCCTACGGCCATGCCGCGCCCTACGCAGTGGCCCACGCTGCGCCCTTGGCTGTAGCTCACGCTGCTCCCGTGGCCGTCGCCCACGCCGTCGCCCCCACCATCCCCCCCGGTGACCTGCAAGGCGCCGCCATCGACGCTCACGTCGAGGCGACCGACCACGCCCGCGCCGCCGTCGACGCCGCCCGCGAATACCACGACCAGGCTTCCGAAGTGCAAGGACAGGCCGTGAACGCCGCCGAAGACCACGCATGGCAAGCGGTCGACGCCGCCCAGACCGCCCAGGCCCAGATTGACGGTGCCGCCGCCGGAGTAGCTCCCAACGTAGCCCGCCAGCTGGTCGGCCACGCCGCGCCCGTCATCGCTGCCGCACCCGTGGCCGCTTACTCCGCGCCCGCCTACGGCCACGCCGCGTACGCCGCACCTGCGCTCGCGCACGGAGCTTACGCTGCCCCCGCCCTCGCTGCGTACGGTGGCTCTCACTCCGTAGCTAGCCAGTCCCTCTCCCAGACCCACCCCGCCCCAGTGGTCCACGCTCAAGTCGCGTACGCGGCGCACGGTCTCGCCCACGGTCTCCCCCACGGTCTCGCGCACGCATGGTAA
- the LOC123704159 gene encoding pupal cuticle protein PCP52-like isoform X1 translates to MRSISSHPASTMRVLVLSAIFACAAAAPSYLAQVPLQPLVAQAVHVPAISAVPAVPVSADDLQAAAINAQVKAEDHARSIADKARELAEQAVENQQEGIIEGTDLAKERSEEAFWAAEDQKWQAIDAAQTAQAAIGGALASNDALRAGFAYTPGVAPGVANLAAYTPGVAPGVANLAGYTPRVAPGVANLVESTPGVAPGVANLAAYTPGVAPGVANLAAYTPGVAPGVANLAAYTPGVAPGVANLAGYTPRVAPGVANLVESTPGVAPGVANLAAYTPGVAPGVANLEAVAAPQAAVASYKTNDASANAQPTEANSESGVKSAVAESDYAGKPQEAAPVDNKGSDDINAPSVKSADMKSAEVKSVVAESAEVQAQPADQVAQESPEAKKVEFQAFNSVVHPVPVGVAPFSYQSIVPNAAYAQIGLRSLPVGAVAAFPHYQTPFYTPTVFKTIY, encoded by the exons ATGAGATCAATCAGTAGCCATCCAGCATCCACGATGAGAGTTCTG GTTCTATCAGCCATCTTCGCCTGCGCGGCCGCAGCCCCCTCCTACTTGGCCCAAGTGCCGCTCCAACCACTAGTGGCTCAGGCGGTACATGTACCGGCTATTTCAGCTGTACCGGCTGTACCGGTATCAGCTGACGATCTGCAGGCGGCTGCTATTAACGCTCAG GTAAAAGCCGAAGACCACGCCCGCTCGATCGCCGACAAAGCCAGAGAACTAGCCGAGCAAGCCGTCGAGAACCAACAAGAGGGCATCATCGAAGGCACAGATCTCGCCAAGGAGAGGAGCGAGGAAGCTTTCTGGGCCGCTGAAGACCAAAAATGGCAAGCGATAGACGCCGCGCAAACCGCTCAGGCAGCCATCGGTGGAGCTCTTGCTAGCAACGATGCACTTAGGGCCGGATTCGCCTACACGCCTGGTGTAGCACCTGGTGTCGCTAACCTCGCCGCCTACACGCCTGGTGTAGCACCTGGTGTCGCTAACCTCGCCGGCTACACGCCTCGTGTAGCACCTGGTGTCGCTAACCTCGTCGAATCCACGCCTGGTGTAGCACCTGGTGTCGCTAACCTCGCCGCCTACACGCCTGGTGTAGCACCTGGTGTCGCTAACCTCGCCGCCTACACGCCTGGTGTAGCACCTGGTGTCGCTAACCTCGCCGCCTACACGCCTGGTGTAGCACCTGGTGTCGCTAACCTCGCCGGCTACACGCCTCGTGTAGCACCTGGTGTCGCTAACCTCGTCGAATCCACGCCTGGTGTAGCACCTGGTGTCGCTAACCTCGCCGCCTACACGCCTGGTGTAGCACCTGGTGTCGCTAACCTCGAAGCGGTCGCCGCACCTCAAGCCGCTGTAGCAAGCTATAAAACCAACGATGCTAGCGCAAATGCACAACCAACAGAAGCTAACAGCGAATCAGGTGTAAAATCCGCAGTCGCTGAATCGGATTACGCCGGGAAACCACAGGAAGCCGCCCCTGTAGATAATAAGGGATCCGATGACATTAATGCCCCTAGCGTGAAATCCGCTGACATGAAATCCGCTGAAGTGAAATCCGTTGTCGCTGAATCCGCCGAAGTTCAGGCGCAGCCAGCTGACCAGGTTGCCCAAGAATCGCCCGAGGCTAAGAAGGTAGAATTCCAAGCTTTCAACTCTGTGGTCCACCCCGTGCCGGTTGGCGTGGCTCCATTCAGCTACCAGTCAATCGTTCCCAATGCTGCGTACGCGCAGATCGGTCTGCGGTCCCTCCCCGTGGGCGCCGTGGCCGCATTCCCGCACTACCAAACCCCCTTCTACACACCAACCGTCTTCAAAACTATCTACTAA
- the LOC123704159 gene encoding pupal cuticle protein PCP52-like isoform X3: MRSISSHPASTMRVLVLSAIFACAAAAPSYLAQVPLQPLVAQAVHVPAISAVPAVPVSADDLQAAAINAQVKAEDHARSIADKARELAEQAVENQQEGIIEGTDLAKERSEEAFWAAEDQKWQAIDAAQTAQAAIGGALASNDALRAGFAYTPGVAPGVANLAAYTPGVAPGVANLAGYTPRVAPGVANLVESTPGVAPGVANLAAYTPGVAPGVANLEAVAAPQAAVASYKTNDASANAQPTEANSESGVKSAVAESDYAGKPQEAAPVDNKGSDDINAPSVKSADMKSAEVKSVVAESAEVQAQPADQVAQESPEAKKVEFQAFNSVVHPVPVGVAPFSYQSIVPNAAYAQIGLRSLPVGAVAAFPHYQTPFYTPTVFKTIY; the protein is encoded by the exons ATGAGATCAATCAGTAGCCATCCAGCATCCACGATGAGAGTTCTG GTTCTATCAGCCATCTTCGCCTGCGCGGCCGCAGCCCCCTCCTACTTGGCCCAAGTGCCGCTCCAACCACTAGTGGCTCAGGCGGTACATGTACCGGCTATTTCAGCTGTACCGGCTGTACCGGTATCAGCTGACGATCTGCAGGCGGCTGCTATTAACGCTCAG GTAAAAGCCGAAGACCACGCCCGCTCGATCGCCGACAAAGCCAGAGAACTAGCCGAGCAAGCCGTCGAGAACCAACAAGAGGGCATCATCGAAGGCACAGATCTCGCCAAGGAGAGGAGCGAGGAAGCTTTCTGGGCCGCTGAAGACCAAAAATGGCAAGCGATAGACGCCGCGCAAACCGCTCAGGCAGCCATCGGTGGAGCTCTTGCTAGCAACGATGCACTTAGGGCCGGATTCGCCTACACGCCTG GTGTAGCACCTGGTGTCGCTAACCTCGCCGCCTACACGCCTGGTGTAGCACCTGGTGTCGCTAACCTCGCCGGCTACACGCCTCGTGTAGCACCTGGTGTCGCTAACCTCGTCGAATCCACGCCTGGTGTAGCACCTGGTGTCGCTAACCTCGCCGCCTACACGCCTGGTGTAGCACCTGGTGTCGCTAACCTCGAAGCGGTCGCCGCACCTCAAGCCGCTGTAGCAAGCTATAAAACCAACGATGCTAGCGCAAATGCACAACCAACAGAAGCTAACAGCGAATCAGGTGTAAAATCCGCAGTCGCTGAATCGGATTACGCCGGGAAACCACAGGAAGCCGCCCCTGTAGATAATAAGGGATCCGATGACATTAATGCCCCTAGCGTGAAATCCGCTGACATGAAATCCGCTGAAGTGAAATCCGTTGTCGCTGAATCCGCCGAAGTTCAGGCGCAGCCAGCTGACCAGGTTGCCCAAGAATCGCCCGAGGCTAAGAAGGTAGAATTCCAAGCTTTCAACTCTGTGGTCCACCCCGTGCCGGTTGGCGTGGCTCCATTCAGCTACCAGTCAATCGTTCCCAATGCTGCGTACGCGCAGATCGGTCTGCGGTCCCTCCCCGTGGGCGCCGTGGCCGCATTCCCGCACTACCAAACCCCCTTCTACACACCAACCGTCTTCAAAACTATCTACTAA
- the LOC123704159 gene encoding pupal cuticle protein PCP52-like isoform X2, translating into MRSISSHPASTMRVLVLSAIFACAAAAPSYLAQVPLQPLVAQAVHVPAISAVPAVPVSADDLQAAAINAQVKAEDHARSIADKARELAEQAVENQQEGIIEGTDLAKERSEEAFWAAEDQKWQAIDAAQTAQAAIGGALASNDALRAGFAYTPGVAPGVANLAAYTPGVAPGVANLAAYTPGVAPGVANLAGYTPRVAPGVANLVESTPGVAPGVANLAAYTPGVAPGVANLEAVAAPQAAVASYKTNDASANAQPTEANSESGVKSAVAESDYAGKPQEAAPVDNKGSDDINAPSVKSADMKSAEVKSVVAESAEVQAQPADQVAQESPEAKKVEFQAFNSVVHPVPVGVAPFSYQSIVPNAAYAQIGLRSLPVGAVAAFPHYQTPFYTPTVFKTIY; encoded by the exons ATGAGATCAATCAGTAGCCATCCAGCATCCACGATGAGAGTTCTG GTTCTATCAGCCATCTTCGCCTGCGCGGCCGCAGCCCCCTCCTACTTGGCCCAAGTGCCGCTCCAACCACTAGTGGCTCAGGCGGTACATGTACCGGCTATTTCAGCTGTACCGGCTGTACCGGTATCAGCTGACGATCTGCAGGCGGCTGCTATTAACGCTCAG GTAAAAGCCGAAGACCACGCCCGCTCGATCGCCGACAAAGCCAGAGAACTAGCCGAGCAAGCCGTCGAGAACCAACAAGAGGGCATCATCGAAGGCACAGATCTCGCCAAGGAGAGGAGCGAGGAAGCTTTCTGGGCCGCTGAAGACCAAAAATGGCAAGCGATAGACGCCGCGCAAACCGCTCAGGCAGCCATCGGTGGAGCTCTTGCTAGCAACGATGCACTTAGGGCCGGATTCGCCTACACGCCTG GTGTAGCACCTGGTGTCGCTAACCTCGCCGCCTACACGCCTGGTGTAGCACCTGGTGTCGCTAACCTCGCCGCCTACACGCCTGGTGTAGCACCTGGTGTCGCTAACCTCGCCGGCTACACGCCTCGTGTAGCACCTGGTGTCGCTAACCTCGTCGAATCCACGCCTGGTGTAGCACCTGGTGTCGCTAACCTCGCCGCCTACACGCCTGGTGTAGCACCTGGTGTCGCTAACCTCGAAGCGGTCGCCGCACCTCAAGCCGCTGTAGCAAGCTATAAAACCAACGATGCTAGCGCAAATGCACAACCAACAGAAGCTAACAGCGAATCAGGTGTAAAATCCGCAGTCGCTGAATCGGATTACGCCGGGAAACCACAGGAAGCCGCCCCTGTAGATAATAAGGGATCCGATGACATTAATGCCCCTAGCGTGAAATCCGCTGACATGAAATCCGCTGAAGTGAAATCCGTTGTCGCTGAATCCGCCGAAGTTCAGGCGCAGCCAGCTGACCAGGTTGCCCAAGAATCGCCCGAGGCTAAGAAGGTAGAATTCCAAGCTTTCAACTCTGTGGTCCACCCCGTGCCGGTTGGCGTGGCTCCATTCAGCTACCAGTCAATCGTTCCCAATGCTGCGTACGCGCAGATCGGTCTGCGGTCCCTCCCCGTGGGCGCCGTGGCCGCATTCCCGCACTACCAAACCCCCTTCTACACACCAACCGTCTTCAAAACTATCTACTAA